A part of Deinococcus detaillensis genomic DNA contains:
- a CDS encoding DinB family protein, which produces MTLPPQPDASRYPVGPLPQLPDLERVPASLERFAASLESSVAQWRGLVGARNATDLARTYREDSWNVRQLAHHVAEAHLHGLSRLKSGLTQENYVIVPFDQNAALTLPDADLPVSAALELLEAVNLRWVALLRGVSSTEFARSIVHPQEGLQDLWQLVNKHDWHLRHHLAQARLALT; this is translated from the coding sequence ATGACTCTGCCCCCTCAGCCTGACGCTTCCCGTTATCCGGTTGGCCCTTTGCCCCAGCTTCCTGATTTGGAGCGCGTGCCCGCCAGCTTGGAGCGTTTCGCCGCCTCGCTGGAGAGCAGTGTGGCCCAGTGGCGCGGCCTCGTCGGCGCACGCAACGCCACTGACCTGGCCCGCACTTACCGCGAAGACAGCTGGAATGTCCGCCAGCTTGCCCACCACGTGGCTGAAGCGCACCTGCACGGCCTGAGCCGCTTGAAGTCGGGCCTGACCCAAGAAAATTACGTGATCGTCCCCTTTGACCAAAACGCCGCGCTGACGCTGCCGGACGCCGATCTACCAGTCAGCGCGGCGCTGGAACTGCTGGAAGCGGTCAATCTGCGCTGGGTTGCCCTCTTGCGCGGTGTGTCGAGCACCGAGTTTGCCCGCTCAATTGTGCATCCTCAAGAAGGGCTGCAAGATTTATGGCAACTCGTGAATAAACACGACTGGCATCTGCGGCACCACTTGGCACAGGCGCGGCTGGCCCTCACTTAA
- a CDS encoding carbon-nitrogen hydrolase family protein has protein sequence MTFPNLLQSPDQLTVGLVQMAPVWLDREATLRKVEGFITEAALSGCQLVVFGEALVPGYPFWVELTGGAKFNDPAQKQMYAHYLSQGVVVERGDLAGVCQLAAQHRIAVYLGVMERAPDRGGHSLYCSLVYINERGEVSSVHRKTQPTYEERLVWAAGDGHGLRVHPLGAFQVGGLNCYENWVPLLRTALYAQGSDLHVAVWPGGMHNTPDITRFIALESRSYVVSVSGLLRPEDIPAGTPFREELLATQRPFFGNGGSAVAAPDGSWLLEPVAEREGLFVVTLDHTHVREERQNFDVAGHYGRPDITHLRVNRVRQATVQFDEDPIH, from the coding sequence ATGACTTTCCCAAACCTTCTCCAATCGCCCGATCAACTCACCGTCGGCTTGGTGCAAATGGCTCCCGTCTGGCTTGACCGCGAAGCCACGTTGCGAAAGGTGGAAGGCTTCATTACTGAGGCGGCTTTGAGCGGCTGTCAGTTGGTGGTGTTCGGAGAAGCGCTGGTGCCGGGTTATCCATTTTGGGTGGAACTTACAGGCGGCGCGAAGTTCAACGATCCGGCTCAGAAGCAGATGTATGCCCATTACCTGAGTCAAGGTGTGGTGGTAGAACGCGGCGACCTCGCCGGGGTGTGCCAGTTGGCCGCTCAGCACCGAATCGCCGTGTATCTGGGCGTCATGGAGCGTGCGCCCGATAGGGGAGGCCACAGCCTGTATTGCTCGCTAGTTTACATCAATGAGCGCGGCGAGGTCTCTTCGGTTCACCGCAAAACCCAGCCGACGTATGAAGAACGCTTAGTGTGGGCAGCGGGCGACGGTCACGGCCTGCGGGTGCATCCGCTGGGAGCCTTTCAAGTGGGCGGTCTCAACTGCTACGAAAATTGGGTGCCGCTGCTGCGAACCGCGCTTTACGCTCAGGGGTCTGATCTGCACGTGGCGGTCTGGCCCGGCGGAATGCACAACACGCCCGACATCACCCGCTTTATTGCCTTAGAGAGCCGCTCGTATGTGGTGTCGGTCAGCGGCTTGCTGCGCCCCGAAGACATTCCAGCGGGTACGCCGTTTCGGGAAGAACTGCTGGCCACACAGCGTCCCTTCTTCGGCAATGGCGGCAGCGCCGTCGCTGCGCCGGACGGCTCTTGGCTGCTGGAGCCGGTGGCTGAGCGAGAAGGCTTGTTCGTGGTGACTCTTGATCATACCCACGTGCGCGAGGAGCGCCAGAATTTTGATGTGGCCGGACATTATGGCCGCCCCGATATCACCCACTTGCGGGTCAACCGCGTCCGTCAGGCCACCGTCCAGTTTGACGAAGACCCCATACACTAA
- a CDS encoding potassium channel beta subunit family protein gives MEYRRLGQSGLQVSELSFGAWVTFGTQLDANGALELMSAAYERGCNFFDNAEVYARGRAETIMGQALAKAGWRRDSYIVSSKVFGGAVENPAPTQRGLSRKHIYEACYQAIERLQCEYLDLYYCHRPDRSAPIEETVRAMTELIQRGDVLYWGTSEWSAQELMEAYAVARQYNLIPPTMEQPQYNMLTRYRVEVEYNRLYRPDTLGLGTTVWSPLASGLLTGKYNDVVPNDTRVNLPGYEWLKASIESEEGQAKLVKVRGLAKIADDLGTTLPKLALAWCLKNPNVSSVITGASKVTQVVENFSALELLPQLTDEVMAAIDTSLGNKETRLYGSSE, from the coding sequence ATGGAATATCGTCGATTGGGCCAGTCTGGTTTGCAGGTCAGTGAACTTTCCTTTGGTGCTTGGGTAACGTTTGGCACGCAGTTAGATGCGAACGGCGCTTTGGAACTGATGTCCGCCGCCTATGAGCGCGGGTGTAACTTCTTTGACAACGCCGAGGTGTACGCCCGGGGCCGAGCTGAAACCATTATGGGTCAGGCCCTAGCTAAGGCAGGCTGGCGACGCGACAGCTACATCGTTTCAAGCAAAGTGTTCGGCGGCGCGGTTGAAAACCCAGCTCCGACTCAGCGGGGACTTTCACGCAAGCACATTTACGAGGCGTGCTACCAGGCCATCGAACGCCTGCAGTGCGAGTACCTGGATTTGTACTATTGTCACCGTCCAGACCGGAGCGCCCCCATCGAAGAAACCGTGCGGGCCATGACCGAATTGATCCAGCGCGGTGACGTGTTGTACTGGGGAACGAGTGAGTGGTCGGCGCAGGAATTGATGGAAGCTTACGCCGTCGCCCGCCAGTACAACCTGATTCCCCCGACCATGGAGCAGCCGCAATACAACATGCTCACCCGCTACCGGGTCGAGGTCGAATACAACCGCTTGTACCGCCCGGACACGCTCGGGTTGGGCACCACGGTCTGGTCGCCGCTGGCGAGCGGTCTTCTGACCGGCAAGTACAACGATGTGGTTCCGAATGACACCCGTGTCAACCTGCCCGGTTACGAATGGTTGAAAGCCAGTATCGAGAGTGAAGAAGGCCAAGCCAAGTTGGTCAAAGTCCGGGGCCTGGCCAAGATTGCCGACGACCTGGGCACGACCTTGCCGAAGCTCGCCCTGGCCTGGTGCCTCAAGAATCCGAATGTAAGCTCAGTGATTACCGGCGCTTCCAAAGTCACGCAAGTGGTGGAGAATTTTTCCGCGCTTGAGTTGCTCCCCCAGCTCACCGACGAGGTGATGGCGGCCATCGATACGTCGCTAGGCAACAAGGAAACCCGTTTGTACGGCTCGAGCGAGTAA
- the groL gene encoding chaperonin GroEL (60 kDa chaperone family; promotes refolding of misfolded polypeptides especially under stressful conditions; forms two stacked rings of heptamers to form a barrel-shaped 14mer; ends can be capped by GroES; misfolded proteins enter the barrel where they are refolded when GroES binds): MAKQLVFDESARRALERGVNAVANAVKVTLGPRGRNVVIEKKFGSPTITKDGVTVAKEIELEDKLENIGAQLLKEVASKTNDITGDGTTTATVLGQAIVKEGLRNVAAGANPLALKRGIDKAVAVAIEEIKKLAVPVEDSDAIKKVAGISANDETVGQEIANAMDKVGKEGVITIEESKGFDTEVDVVEGMQFDKGFINPYFVTNAEKMEAVLEDPYILINEKKISNLKDLLPILEKVVQSGRPLLIIAEDVEGEALATLVVNKLRGTLNIAAVKAPGFGDRRKEMLRDIAAVTGGQLVTEDLGYKLENTTLEMLGSAKRVRITKDETTIIDGAGDQSEIEARVNAIKGELDNTDSDYAREKLQERLAKLAGGVAVIRVGAATETELKEKKHRYEDALSTARSAVEEGIVAGGGTTLLRVIPAVRKAAESLIGDEATGARILIRALEEPARQIAINAGEEGSVIVNAVINSDKPRFGFNAATGEYVDDMVAAGIVDPAKVTRTALQNAASIGALILTTEAIVSDKPEKPQAQGQGGGGDMGGMGGMDF; the protein is encoded by the coding sequence ATGGCTAAACAACTCGTATTTGATGAATCCGCCCGCCGTGCCCTTGAACGTGGCGTCAACGCTGTCGCCAACGCCGTCAAAGTCACGCTCGGGCCCCGTGGCCGTAACGTCGTCATCGAAAAGAAGTTCGGTAGCCCGACGATTACCAAAGACGGCGTGACCGTTGCCAAGGAAATCGAGCTGGAAGACAAGCTGGAGAACATCGGCGCTCAGCTTCTGAAAGAAGTCGCCAGCAAGACCAACGACATCACCGGCGACGGCACCACCACCGCCACCGTGCTGGGTCAGGCCATTGTCAAAGAAGGCCTGCGTAACGTGGCCGCCGGCGCAAACCCGCTGGCCCTCAAGCGCGGCATCGACAAAGCTGTCGCGGTCGCCATCGAAGAAATCAAGAAGCTGGCCGTGCCAGTCGAAGATTCCGACGCCATCAAGAAAGTCGCGGGCATCAGCGCCAACGACGAAACCGTTGGCCAAGAAATTGCCAACGCGATGGATAAAGTGGGCAAAGAAGGCGTCATCACCATCGAAGAGTCCAAGGGCTTTGACACCGAAGTGGACGTCGTGGAAGGCATGCAGTTCGATAAGGGCTTCATCAACCCCTACTTCGTCACCAACGCCGAGAAGATGGAAGCGGTCTTGGAAGACCCTTACATCCTGATCAACGAAAAGAAGATCAGCAACCTCAAAGACCTGCTGCCGATCTTGGAAAAAGTGGTGCAAAGTGGCCGCCCGCTGCTCATCATCGCTGAAGACGTGGAAGGCGAAGCGCTGGCCACTTTGGTGGTCAACAAACTGCGCGGCACCCTGAACATCGCCGCCGTCAAGGCCCCAGGCTTTGGTGACCGCCGCAAAGAAATGCTGCGCGACATCGCTGCCGTGACCGGCGGCCAGCTCGTGACCGAAGACCTCGGCTACAAGTTGGAGAACACCACTTTGGAAATGCTGGGCAGCGCCAAGCGCGTCCGCATCACCAAAGACGAAACCACCATCATTGACGGTGCAGGCGACCAGAGCGAAATCGAAGCCCGCGTCAACGCCATCAAGGGTGAGCTCGACAACACCGACAGCGATTATGCCCGCGAGAAGCTGCAAGAGCGCCTCGCCAAGCTGGCCGGCGGCGTGGCCGTTATCCGCGTCGGTGCAGCCACCGAAACCGAACTCAAGGAAAAGAAGCACCGCTACGAAGACGCCCTCTCCACTGCCCGCTCGGCTGTGGAAGAAGGCATCGTGGCCGGCGGCGGCACCACCTTGCTGCGCGTCATTCCTGCGGTTCGCAAGGCCGCCGAGAGCTTGATCGGCGACGAAGCCACCGGCGCTCGCATCTTGATCCGCGCCCTGGAAGAACCCGCCCGCCAGATCGCCATCAACGCCGGCGAAGAAGGCAGCGTTATCGTCAACGCCGTCATCAACAGCGACAAGCCCCGCTTCGGCTTCAACGCCGCGACGGGCGAGTACGTGGACGATATGGTGGCCGCCGGCATCGTCGACCCGGCCAAAGTCACCCGCACCGCGCTTCAGAACGCTGCTTCGATCGGCGCACTGATTCTGACCACCGAAGCCATCGTTTCCGACAAACCCGAGAAGCCTCAAGCTCAGGGCCAGGGCGGCGGCGGCGACATGGGCGGCATGGGCGGCATGGACTTCTAA
- the groES gene encoding co-chaperone GroES — MLKPLGDRVLVEVIEETEQKTAGGLFVPDTAKQKSQRGKVIAVGSGKTLDNGTKVAVEVSVGDTVHFAKYGGTEVTLDGKEYSLFSERDLLAIEG; from the coding sequence ATGTTGAAACCTTTAGGTGACCGTGTTCTCGTGGAAGTTATTGAAGAAACTGAGCAAAAGACTGCCGGTGGGCTGTTCGTGCCGGATACCGCCAAGCAAAAGAGCCAGCGCGGCAAAGTCATCGCCGTCGGCAGCGGTAAAACGCTCGACAACGGCACCAAAGTTGCCGTGGAAGTCTCCGTGGGCGACACCGTCCACTTTGCCAAGTACGGCGGCACCGAAGTGACGCTGGACGGCAAAGAGTACAGCCTTTTCAGTGAGCGCGATTTGCTCGCCATCGAAGGCTGA
- a CDS encoding GGDEF domain-containing protein — translation MARPPILNRSEFEKTMQQLSGVPLTLGLLDIDHFKQLNDSLGHAEGDRVLRQVERLLSGSIPAGSSVARLGGDEYAIILPESASETALILFDEIIKHFQINRESEWPRSLSLSVGIASRPAHAESSSDLQRAADEALLRAKREGRGRACIYVDSKMVLKSNYYPKSQLERLAKLASAHSRTEASLLREALDDLIEKNRGAL, via the coding sequence ATGGCCCGCCCACCGATCCTCAACCGCAGCGAATTTGAAAAGACCATGCAGCAGCTTTCCGGCGTACCGCTGACGCTCGGCCTACTCGACATCGACCACTTCAAACAACTCAACGATTCGCTGGGTCATGCTGAAGGCGACAGGGTGCTGCGGCAAGTCGAGCGCTTGCTGTCGGGCAGCATTCCGGCAGGCAGTTCGGTGGCGCGGCTGGGCGGCGACGAGTACGCCATCATCTTGCCGGAAAGCGCCAGTGAAACCGCCCTGATTTTATTTGACGAGATCATCAAGCACTTTCAGATCAACCGCGAAAGCGAGTGGCCGCGCAGTCTCAGCTTGTCCGTCGGCATTGCTTCGCGCCCGGCGCACGCCGAGAGCAGCTCCGACTTGCAGCGGGCCGCCGACGAAGCGCTGCTGCGGGCCAAGCGCGAGGGGCGCGGGCGGGCCTGCATTTACGTGGACTCCAAGATGGTTCTCAAAAGCAACTACTATCCCAAAAGCCAACTGGAACGCCTCGCCAAGCTGGCGTCCGCCCACAGCCGCACCGAGGCGAGCTTGCTGCGTGAAGCGCTCGATGATTTGATCGAGAAGAACCGGGGAGCGCTGTGA
- a CDS encoding nucleoside deaminase, translating to MTLRAQHWQTVMQEAWEAYLHGSYPIGACVVDENGTVIARGRNRLGEEWRVDGLISGHRLAHAEINALLSLPEMSSQASRRLMLISSVEPCPMCLGAMRMQRINTLAYAAADAYAGHTDALSSTFYFSQKATEVHRAPPEVEQFCAVLLLTFFLEGEMPREHGFFKVNQEKQPEHFGRALKLHQDGTLERLWQQQSDLATALEALA from the coding sequence GTGACGCTGCGGGCGCAACACTGGCAAACCGTTATGCAGGAAGCCTGGGAGGCTTATCTGCACGGCTCGTACCCGATTGGCGCGTGTGTAGTGGACGAAAACGGCACGGTGATAGCACGCGGACGCAACCGCTTGGGCGAAGAATGGCGGGTGGACGGCCTCATTTCCGGGCATCGCCTCGCCCACGCCGAGATCAACGCGCTGCTCAGTCTACCGGAGATGAGCAGCCAAGCCTCGCGCCGCCTGATGCTCATTTCCAGCGTGGAGCCTTGCCCGATGTGCTTGGGGGCCATGCGAATGCAGCGCATCAACACACTGGCTTACGCCGCTGCCGACGCCTACGCCGGACACACCGACGCACTGAGCAGCACCTTTTATTTCAGCCAAAAGGCCACCGAAGTTCACCGCGCTCCGCCTGAAGTCGAACAGTTCTGCGCCGTGCTGCTGCTGACTTTCTTTTTGGAGGGCGAGATGCCCAGAGAGCACGGTTTCTTCAAAGTCAACCAAGAAAAACAGCCGGAGCATTTTGGACGGGCGCTGAAGCTGCATCAGGACGGCACGTTAGAGCGGTTATGGCAACAGCAATCCGACTTGGCAACAGCTCTGGAAGCGCTGGCGTGA
- a CDS encoding deaminase translates to MSAYSDLSPGWQAAWTQGWEAYQTGNKAIGAAIINSAGEVLAVGRNRTRAARQVNGLISGFDLAHAEVNALLSLPKVSREEGLTLTLLTTIEPCPQCAGTLVMSQVRRLSYAAADPWAGCVSLLSENTYMASKRVAVSRGPSDLTRAAQVLNVLEELAAGTFSGPFRERFELAVPDAVRVAERLHTAETVSKLWSPETAYLQLLQGLQP, encoded by the coding sequence GTGAGCGCTTACAGCGATTTGTCCCCCGGCTGGCAAGCGGCTTGGACGCAGGGCTGGGAAGCCTACCAAACCGGCAACAAGGCCATCGGTGCGGCCATTATCAACTCGGCGGGCGAGGTGCTGGCGGTGGGCCGCAACCGCACACGGGCAGCGCGGCAGGTCAACGGCTTGATTTCAGGCTTTGATCTGGCCCACGCCGAGGTCAACGCCCTGCTCAGTCTGCCCAAAGTCAGCCGCGAGGAAGGCCTCACCCTGACGCTGCTGACCACCATAGAGCCTTGCCCGCAGTGCGCCGGAACACTCGTGATGAGCCAGGTCAGGCGGCTGAGTTACGCGGCGGCTGATCCTTGGGCGGGCTGCGTTTCGCTGTTGAGCGAGAATACCTATATGGCCAGCAAGCGCGTCGCCGTGTCGCGTGGGCCGAGCGACCTTACGCGGGCAGCACAGGTTCTCAATGTGCTGGAAGAACTGGCCGCCGGAACCTTCAGCGGCCCTTTTCGGGAGCGTTTTGAATTGGCGGTGCCGGACGCGGTGCGGGTGGCCGAGCGACTTCATACGGCGGAAACCGTTTCAAAACTGTGGAGTCCCGAAACGGCTTACCTTCAACTTTTGCAGGGGCTTCAACCATGA
- a CDS encoding histidine phosphatase family protein: MTSHLQLTLLRHGRSRADDENVHEGRYDSPLIGAGRAQAHKLAAYWQANPPQFEAAVCSSLSRAHETAQIVCGPLGLTPRVSDLWREWDNGPLAGMKHEEAEQRYPVPAFRHDLFPFTADGGESQAQIRARALTALHELWAMPLSNILIVSHGGFLNSVLRELVGSNHAWFEFGDTGFSRLRLSRESHTVRVLSVNEQPHIAH, from the coding sequence ATGACCAGCCACCTTCAGTTGACCCTCCTGCGACATGGCCGCAGCCGCGCAGACGACGAAAATGTACATGAAGGCCGCTACGACTCACCACTGATCGGAGCGGGGCGGGCGCAGGCGCACAAGCTGGCCGCCTACTGGCAAGCCAACCCGCCGCAGTTTGAAGCAGCAGTCTGTTCCAGCCTCAGCCGCGCCCATGAAACGGCTCAGATCGTGTGCGGGCCGCTGGGTCTGACGCCGCGAGTCAGTGACCTCTGGCGCGAATGGGACAACGGGCCACTGGCCGGAATGAAGCATGAGGAAGCCGAGCAACGCTATCCCGTTCCCGCTTTTCGTCACGACCTCTTCCCTTTTACCGCTGACGGCGGTGAGTCGCAGGCCCAAATCCGGGCAAGGGCGCTGACGGCGCTGCATGAGCTGTGGGCCATGCCATTGTCAAACATATTGATCGTCTCGCATGGCGGCTTTCTCAATTCGGTGCTGCGCGAGCTGGTTGGCTCAAATCACGCTTGGTTCGAGTTTGGCGACACCGGATTTTCCCGCCTGCGCCTCTCGCGGGAAAGCCACACGGTGAGAGTGCTGAGTGTCAACGAACAGCCGCACATCGCACATTAG
- a CDS encoding nuclear transport factor 2 family protein has translation MTLSSSPELERSIRQMFGAVERKDLQAILTMFADDAVMADPHYPNPTMRGKAEIEAGLRWGFGSMRQFGFPIEQIYFAQDGHSAAVEVATHHILKVGMHLRFPQMFAVETHAGKITRLQAYEPYGPHGIAGAVLVITRLVNALQRQRAKSQLNRR, from the coding sequence ATGACTCTTTCCAGCTCTCCTGAGCTAGAGCGCTCAATTCGGCAGATGTTTGGTGCAGTTGAGCGTAAAGACTTGCAAGCGATCTTAACAATGTTTGCAGATGACGCTGTGATGGCCGATCCGCACTATCCCAACCCAACCATGCGCGGCAAAGCCGAAATCGAAGCGGGGCTGCGCTGGGGGTTCGGGAGTATGCGGCAATTTGGCTTTCCTATTGAGCAGATCTACTTCGCCCAAGACGGCCACAGCGCCGCCGTGGAGGTCGCCACCCACCATATTTTAAAAGTGGGGATGCACCTGCGCTTTCCGCAAATGTTCGCGGTGGAGACGCACGCCGGCAAAATCACCCGCCTGCAAGCTTATGAACCGTACGGGCCACACGGCATAGCGGGCGCAGTGCTGGTCATCACCCGTCTGGTCAACGCCTTGCAGCGGCAACGGGCAAAGAGTCAGCTCAACCGCCGCTAA
- a CDS encoding deoxyribodipyrimidine photo-lyase, protein MIHQQRLQTLKAGAPGGGQYVLYWMQASVRTTFNHALEYAIEQANELEQPLIVAFGLTPSYPEANQRSYLFLLEGLRDVQRNLEQRKIGFVMKFGHPPEEILKLAQQASLVITDRAYLRPSRDWRTWLADQLKVPLIQVESDAVVPIETTSGKQEWAARTIRPKLHKLMDNFLVPLEPRTIKVPSLGLLSSVDVSDPQQVLAGLNIDRSVLPGEESGGEDAAQARLTQFITGGLQHYDERRNNPLVDGASRLSAYLHFGHLSPIDAVLRAREQGGAGLDAFVEELVVRRELSFNLCFYNPQYDQYAGLPDWCRKTLAEQEGDEREYLYTRDELETAETHDPYWNAAQHQMVRTGRMHNYLRMYWGKKVLEWSETPQQAYEVLVYLNNKYETDGRNANSYAGINWVFGTHDRPWARRPIFGTVRYMAASGLKRKFDADAYAKKWA, encoded by the coding sequence ATGATTCATCAGCAGCGCCTTCAAACCCTCAAAGCAGGTGCGCCCGGCGGCGGCCAGTATGTTCTGTACTGGATGCAGGCCTCGGTGCGGACGACGTTTAATCACGCACTGGAATACGCCATCGAGCAGGCCAACGAACTGGAGCAGCCGCTGATCGTGGCTTTCGGTCTGACGCCCAGTTATCCGGAAGCCAACCAGCGCAGCTATTTGTTCTTGCTGGAAGGACTGCGCGACGTGCAGCGCAACTTGGAGCAGCGCAAAATCGGCTTTGTGATGAAATTCGGCCATCCGCCCGAAGAGATACTCAAGCTGGCTCAGCAGGCCAGTTTGGTCATTACCGACCGGGCGTACCTGCGCCCCTCCCGCGACTGGCGCACCTGGCTGGCTGATCAATTGAAAGTGCCGCTGATTCAGGTAGAGAGCGACGCGGTGGTGCCGATTGAAACCACCTCTGGCAAGCAGGAATGGGCCGCCCGCACCATCCGCCCCAAGCTCCACAAATTGATGGACAATTTTCTGGTGCCGCTGGAACCGCGCACCATCAAAGTGCCGTCGCTGGGCCTGCTCAGCAGTGTGGACGTGAGCGACCCGCAACAGGTTTTGGCTGGGCTGAACATTGACCGCAGCGTGCTGCCCGGCGAGGAAAGCGGCGGTGAGGACGCGGCCCAAGCGCGGCTGACACAGTTCATCACAGGCGGCTTGCAACACTACGACGAGCGCCGCAACAACCCCTTGGTAGACGGCGCGTCCAGACTCTCGGCTTACTTGCACTTCGGCCACCTCTCCCCCATCGACGCGGTGCTGCGGGCCCGTGAGCAGGGTGGCGCGGGCTTGGACGCCTTCGTGGAGGAGTTGGTGGTGAGGCGCGAGCTGAGTTTCAATCTGTGCTTTTACAACCCGCAGTATGACCAGTACGCCGGATTGCCCGATTGGTGCCGCAAAACGCTGGCCGAACAAGAAGGCGACGAGCGCGAGTACCTTTACACCCGCGACGAGCTGGAGACCGCCGAAACCCACGACCCGTATTGGAACGCCGCACAGCATCAGATGGTGCGCACGGGCCGGATGCACAACTACCTGCGGATGTACTGGGGCAAGAAGGTGCTGGAGTGGTCAGAGACGCCGCAACAAGCCTATGAAGTGCTGGTCTACCTCAACAACAAATACGAAACCGATGGCCGCAACGCCAACAGCTACGCAGGAATCAACTGGGTTTTCGGCACCCATGACCGCCCCTGGGCACGCCGCCCCATTTTTGGCACGGTGCGCTATATGGCCGCCAGCGGCCTCAAGCGCAAATTCGACGCCGACGCTTATGCGAAGAAGTGGGCGTGA